A section of the Rhizobium sp. SSA_523 genome encodes:
- a CDS encoding ABC transporter ATP-binding protein: MTDTAAERQSPILRRTPGVTFASSLAFEAIQHSYHGKQTIRGVDLAAQPGTVLCLLGPSGSGKTTLLRIAAGIEVQSSGRVLIDDREMAGPDVFVPPEKRGVGLMFQDYALFPHLSVVDNVRFGLTALPVQQARAEAMLALERVGLAHYAAKFPHALSGGEQQRVALARALAPRPGVLLMDEPFSGLDSRLKDSIRADTLDVLRQTRATAIVVTHDAEEAMRMADRIALLNHGKLVQEGRSQDLYRHPQSLFAAAFFSEINQMEGRVQNGRIETPVGVCGAYAHAPGAAVDIAVRISAIAVTPTGGPIPARIITRRFLGVVELLTLAVDGLAEPLRARIRADQLPEDLTDVTIKVKPEDILVFEKES, encoded by the coding sequence ATGACTGATACCGCGGCCGAAAGGCAATCCCCGATCCTGCGGCGCACCCCCGGCGTCACCTTTGCATCCAGTCTCGCCTTCGAAGCGATCCAGCACAGCTATCACGGCAAGCAGACGATCCGCGGCGTCGATCTCGCCGCGCAGCCGGGAACGGTGCTCTGCCTGCTCGGCCCCTCGGGCTCCGGCAAGACAACGCTGTTGCGGATTGCCGCGGGGATCGAGGTGCAATCCAGCGGCCGCGTCCTGATCGATGATCGGGAAATGGCTGGCCCGGATGTCTTCGTTCCGCCGGAAAAGCGCGGCGTGGGGCTTATGTTTCAGGATTACGCGCTGTTTCCGCATTTATCCGTCGTCGATAATGTGCGGTTCGGCCTGACGGCGCTGCCCGTTCAGCAGGCGAGGGCGGAAGCCATGCTTGCCCTGGAACGCGTCGGACTGGCGCATTATGCCGCGAAGTTCCCGCATGCATTGTCGGGCGGCGAGCAGCAGCGGGTGGCTCTGGCCCGGGCTCTGGCCCCGCGGCCGGGCGTTCTTCTGATGGACGAACCCTTCAGCGGCCTCGATTCCCGGCTGAAGGATTCGATCAGGGCAGATACGCTGGACGTTCTGCGCCAGACGCGGGCGACCGCAATCGTCGTGACCCATGATGCGGAGGAGGCGATGCGCATGGCCGACCGCATTGCCCTGCTCAATCACGGCAAGCTCGTCCAGGAGGGACGCTCCCAGGATCTCTACCGGCACCCGCAATCCTTGTTCGCCGCCGCTTTCTTCTCCGAAATCAACCAGATGGAGGGGAGGGTGCAAAATGGCCGTATCGAGACCCCGGTCGGTGTCTGCGGCGCCTATGCGCATGCCCCGGGGGCGGCGGTCGATATTGCAGTGCGTATTTCCGCCATCGCCGTCACGCCGACAGGCGGGCCGATTCCTGCGCGAATCATCACGCGTCGCTTCCTGGGCGTGGTCGAACTTCTCACCCTGGCGGTGGATGGACTGGCGGAGCCCTTGCGCGCACGCATAAGGGCCGACCAGCTGCCCGAGGATCTCACGGACGTGACCATAAAGGTGAAGCCCGAGGACATTTTGGTGTTTGAAAAAGAATCCTAA
- the yajC gene encoding preprotein translocase subunit YajC, translating into MFITEAFAQDGGAAPSAFGSGLEMLFLFAPLMVVWYFFLIRPQRQQMKKRQETLSNIRRGDQVVLGGGISGKVTKVVDDGELEVEIAEGVKVRVLRTYVAEVRVKGEPVKTEAAK; encoded by the coding sequence ATGTTCATTACCGAAGCATTCGCCCAAGACGGAGGCGCCGCGCCGTCCGCCTTCGGCTCCGGCCTCGAAATGCTTTTCCTCTTCGCCCCGCTGATGGTGGTCTGGTACTTCTTCTTGATCCGTCCGCAACGTCAGCAGATGAAGAAGCGTCAGGAAACCCTCTCCAATATTCGCCGTGGCGACCAGGTCGTCCTCGGTGGCGGCATTTCCGGCAAGGTGACAAAGGTCGTCGACGATGGCGAGCTCGAGGTCGAAATTGCCGAGGGCGTCAAGGTTCGTGTGCTGAGAACCTATGTCGCGGAAGTGCGCGTCAAGGGCGAACCGGTGAAGACCGAAGCCGCGAAGTAA
- the tatC gene encoding twin-arginine translocase subunit TatC, translated as MTGDIDDKPQPLIEHLMELRTRLIWSLAAFFLAFLVCFFFAKQLFNLLVIPYKWAVLWAGLDLTKSELIYTAPQEFFFTQVKVAMFGALVIAFPIIASQLYKFVAPGLYKNEKAAFLPFLVASPLLFLLGGALVYFFFTPMVMWFFLTMQQAPGEGEVAISLMPKVSEYLSLIMTLVMSFGLVFQLPVVTTLLARVGLLTSSWLAEKRKFAIVIAFVVAAVLTPPDPLSQIGLALPTILLYEVSIYAARLVERRRASESAVAEAQAASAVVTSDEA; from the coding sequence ATGACCGGTGATATCGACGACAAGCCTCAGCCGCTCATCGAGCATCTGATGGAACTGCGCACCCGGTTGATCTGGTCGCTGGCGGCTTTCTTCCTCGCCTTCCTGGTGTGCTTCTTCTTTGCCAAGCAATTGTTCAACCTCCTGGTCATTCCCTATAAATGGGCGGTGCTCTGGGCCGGACTGGACCTGACGAAGTCGGAGCTGATCTATACCGCGCCGCAGGAATTCTTCTTCACCCAGGTGAAGGTGGCGATGTTCGGCGCGCTGGTCATCGCCTTTCCGATCATTGCCTCGCAGCTCTACAAATTCGTCGCGCCCGGCCTTTACAAGAACGAGAAGGCGGCCTTCCTGCCGTTTCTCGTGGCGTCGCCGCTGCTGTTCCTGCTTGGCGGCGCGCTGGTCTATTTCTTCTTCACGCCCATGGTCATGTGGTTCTTTCTGACCATGCAGCAGGCACCGGGCGAGGGCGAGGTGGCGATCTCGCTGATGCCGAAAGTATCGGAATACCTGTCCCTCATCATGACGCTCGTCATGTCCTTCGGGCTTGTCTTCCAGCTTCCGGTGGTCACCACGCTTCTGGCCCGCGTCGGCCTGCTCACCAGCAGCTGGCTGGCGGAAAAGCGGAAATTCGCGATCGTCATCGCCTTCGTGGTCGCAGCCGTTCTCACGCCGCCGGATCCACTGTCGCAGATCGGTCTTGCACTGCCGACAATCCTTCTCTACGAGGTCTCCATCTACGCGGCTCGACTCGTGGAGCGCAGACGCGCCAGCGAATCCGCGGTCGCCGAGGCGCAAGCCGCTTCGGCCGTGGTGACGTCAGACGAAGCGTAG
- the secDF gene encoding protein translocase subunit SecDF — MLYFSRWKTLFIWFVIAVGAIVAAPNLLSNEQMAKLPDWFPAKKVTLGLDLQGGSHIMLKLERGDIVKERLETVVGDVRNTLREASVRYSGLSGNGQQIQVRITDPAQVEAAKQALQPLLQPVSAGTFGGTITEVSLQDDGNGQLTLALTDAGIGYRVSSALTQSIEVVRRRVDELGTTEPLIQRQGDDRIIVQVPGLEDPQRLKALLNQTAKLTFHMVDSSMPVQEALNGRPPAASEILYSMDDPPIPYLVERRALVSGESLVDAQASFNQQTNEPVVTFRFDSRGAQRFAQATQQNVGRPFAIVLDNQIISAPVIREPIIGGSGQISGNFTVESANDLAVLLRAGALPATLTVVEERTVGPGLGADSIRAGVVASAIGAVAVAGFMFAFYGFFGFLANVALLVNIVLILATLTLIGSTLTLPGIAGIVLTMGMAVDSNVLIYERIRDEVKSGRSLLPAIDSGFRRAFATIIDANLTTLIAAVVLFYLGSGPVRGFAVTLAVGIVTTVFTAFTFTSWMFSLWVKRAKPKQLPKGIRTGMFDGRGLPFMSLRRYTFMGAAALSVAAVVGFATVGMNLGIDFRGGSIIELRARQGDANIADIRARLDQLNLGEVQAQGFGSPAEVLVRVQAQEGGENAEQSALERIRNDLEQDYEFRRVEVVGPAVSSELTYSATIGVAVALLFILIYIWFRFEWQFAVGAIIATLHDVILTIGIFVLTGIEFNLTSIAAILTIVGYSLNDTVVVYDRMRENLRRYKKMPLAELIDISINQTLSRTVLTGLTTMLALASLYIFGGEVIRSFTFAMLFGVAVGTFSSIYIAAPVLIAFKLRTDVFNADEDKAKTAKTVPAGKAGS; from the coding sequence ATGCTATACTTTTCCCGCTGGAAAACACTGTTCATCTGGTTCGTGATCGCCGTCGGCGCCATCGTCGCGGCTCCGAACCTTCTCAGCAACGAGCAGATGGCAAAGCTCCCGGACTGGTTTCCGGCCAAGAAGGTCACGCTCGGCCTCGATCTGCAGGGCGGGTCGCACATCATGCTCAAGCTCGAGCGTGGCGACATCGTCAAGGAGCGGCTGGAAACGGTTGTCGGTGATGTCCGCAACACCTTGCGGGAAGCCAGCGTCCGCTATAGCGGCCTGAGCGGCAATGGCCAGCAGATCCAGGTGCGGATCACCGATCCTGCCCAGGTGGAGGCGGCCAAGCAGGCCCTGCAGCCGCTGCTGCAGCCGGTCTCCGCCGGAACCTTCGGCGGCACCATCACGGAAGTTTCGCTGCAGGACGATGGCAATGGCCAGCTGACGCTTGCGCTGACAGATGCCGGGATCGGCTACCGCGTCTCCTCCGCGCTCACCCAGTCGATCGAGGTCGTGCGCCGGCGTGTCGACGAGCTCGGCACGACCGAGCCTCTGATCCAGCGCCAGGGCGACGACCGCATCATCGTACAGGTTCCCGGGCTTGAGGATCCGCAGCGGCTGAAGGCGCTGCTGAACCAGACCGCCAAGCTGACCTTCCACATGGTCGATAGCAGCATGCCGGTTCAGGAGGCGCTGAACGGCCGTCCGCCCGCGGCCTCCGAAATTCTCTATTCCATGGATGATCCGCCGATCCCCTATCTGGTGGAGCGCCGCGCCCTCGTCTCCGGCGAAAGCCTTGTCGATGCGCAGGCCAGCTTCAACCAGCAGACCAACGAACCGGTGGTGACCTTCCGCTTCGATTCCCGCGGCGCCCAGAGGTTTGCTCAGGCGACGCAGCAGAATGTCGGTCGGCCCTTCGCCATCGTCCTCGACAACCAGATCATCTCGGCACCCGTCATCCGCGAGCCGATCATCGGCGGTTCCGGTCAGATCTCCGGCAATTTCACCGTCGAAAGCGCCAATGACCTGGCCGTGCTGCTGCGCGCCGGAGCGCTGCCGGCCACGCTGACGGTCGTCGAAGAGCGCACGGTCGGCCCCGGCCTCGGCGCGGATTCCATTCGCGCCGGCGTCGTTGCCAGCGCCATCGGCGCCGTGGCCGTTGCCGGGTTCATGTTCGCCTTCTACGGATTTTTCGGCTTCCTCGCAAATGTCGCGCTGCTCGTCAACATCGTCCTGATCCTCGCGACGCTGACGCTGATCGGCTCGACGCTGACTTTGCCCGGTATTGCCGGTATCGTCCTGACCATGGGCATGGCGGTTGATTCCAACGTTCTGATCTACGAGCGCATCCGCGACGAGGTGAAGAGCGGGCGGTCGCTCCTGCCGGCGATCGACAGCGGTTTCCGCCGCGCCTTCGCCACCATTATCGACGCCAACCTGACGACGCTGATTGCTGCCGTGGTGCTCTTCTATCTCGGCTCCGGCCCGGTTCGCGGCTTTGCCGTGACGCTGGCGGTCGGTATCGTGACGACCGTCTTCACCGCCTTTACCTTTACCAGCTGGATGTTCTCGCTGTGGGTAAAGCGGGCAAAGCCGAAGCAGCTGCCGAAGGGCATCCGAACCGGCATGTTCGATGGGCGCGGCCTGCCGTTCATGTCGCTGCGCCGCTATACGTTCATGGGCGCGGCCGCATTGTCCGTCGCAGCCGTGGTGGGTTTTGCAACGGTCGGGATGAATCTCGGCATCGACTTCCGCGGCGGATCGATCATCGAATTGCGCGCGCGCCAGGGCGATGCCAACATCGCCGATATCCGCGCGCGTCTCGACCAGCTGAATCTCGGCGAAGTGCAGGCCCAGGGCTTTGGCTCTCCGGCCGAGGTTCTGGTTCGCGTGCAGGCGCAGGAGGGCGGCGAGAATGCCGAGCAATCGGCGCTCGAACGCATCCGCAACGACCTGGAGCAGGATTACGAGTTCCGCCGCGTCGAAGTGGTGGGTCCGGCCGTGTCCAGCGAACTGACCTATTCCGCCACGATCGGCGTGGCGGTCGCGCTGCTCTTCATCCTGATCTATATCTGGTTCCGCTTCGAATGGCAGTTTGCCGTGGGCGCCATCATCGCCACACTGCACGACGTGATCCTCACCATCGGCATATTCGTGCTGACCGGCATCGAGTTCAACCTGACGAGTATCGCCGCCATTCTGACGATCGTTGGCTATTCGCTCAACGATACCGTCGTGGTCTATGACCGCATGCGCGAAAACCTGCGGCGCTACAAGAAGATGCCGCTGGCGGAGCTGATCGACATCTCGATCAACCAGACCCTGTCGCGTACGGTTCTGACCGGCTTGACGACGATGCTGGCGCTTGCCTCGCTCTATATCTTCGGCGGCGAAGTCATCCGCTCCTTCACCTTTGCCATGCTGTTCGGCGTCGCCGTCGGAACATTCTCCTCCATCTATATCGCGGCACCGGTGCTGATCGCCTTCAAGCTCCGCACGGATGTCTTCAACGCAGACGAGGACAAGGCCAAGACGGCAAAGACTGTGCCGGCGGGCAAAGCGGGCAGCTGA
- a CDS encoding Mth938-like domain-containing protein produces MARPVHIRDAHFPGRAPIDAYGNGGFRFADMSHRGSLLCLPSGVYGWDMAEGDALSVEAFQRVIEEGDTFEFLLVGTGRDIRPLPAPLKAALRARGISSDPMGTGAAIRTYNIMLAESRPVAAALIAV; encoded by the coding sequence ATGGCGCGTCCTGTCCACATTCGCGATGCGCATTTCCCCGGCCGTGCGCCGATCGACGCCTATGGCAATGGGGGATTTCGCTTCGCCGATATGTCGCATCGCGGCTCTCTCTTGTGTCTACCGAGCGGCGTCTATGGCTGGGATATGGCGGAAGGGGACGCTTTGAGCGTCGAGGCCTTCCAGAGGGTGATCGAGGAAGGCGATACGTTCGAATTCCTGCTGGTCGGCACCGGCCGGGACATCCGGCCATTGCCGGCGCCGCTCAAGGCGGCGCTGCGCGCCCGCGGCATTTCCTCCGACCCGATGGGAACCGGTGCGGCCATTCGCACGTATAACATCATGCTGGCGGAATCGCGTCCTGTGGCCGCCGCGCTGATCGCCGTATGA
- the serS gene encoding serine--tRNA ligase, translating into MLDIKWIRDNPAALDAALAKRNAPPQAESIIALDETRRSVIQKLQDMQARRNGASKEIGAAMAQKDLALAERLKAEVASLKDTMPLVEQEEREAIAALDDVLARLPNIPLDDVPTGKDEHDNVVTRMVGEKPRFNHPALEHFEIGEALGMMDFDRAAKLSGSRFTVLTGPLARLERALGQFMIDLHTSEHGYTEVSSPLMVRDEAMYGTGQLPKFAEDLFRTTDGRWLIPTAEVTLTNLVAQEILEHEKLPLRFTALTPSFRSEAGSAGRDTRGMLRQHQFWKCELVSITDADSAIAEHERMTACAEEVLKRLGLHFRTMTLCTGDMGFGARKTYDLEVWLPGQNTFREISSCSVCGDFQGRRMNARYRVKDEKAPRFVHTLNGSGTAVGRCLIAVLENNLNEDGSVTIPDVLVPYMGGLTKLERNA; encoded by the coding sequence ATGCTCGATATCAAGTGGATCCGTGATAACCCTGCCGCTCTCGATGCGGCCCTTGCCAAGCGCAACGCTCCGCCGCAGGCCGAGAGCATCATCGCTCTCGACGAAACCCGTCGCTCCGTCATCCAGAAGCTGCAGGACATGCAGGCGCGCCGCAATGGCGCGTCCAAGGAGATCGGCGCGGCGATGGCGCAGAAGGATCTCGCCCTTGCCGAGCGGCTGAAGGCGGAAGTGGCGAGCCTCAAGGACACCATGCCGCTCGTCGAGCAGGAGGAGCGCGAGGCGATCGCCGCCCTCGACGACGTCCTGGCGCGGCTTCCCAATATTCCGCTGGACGATGTGCCGACCGGCAAGGACGAGCACGATAATGTGGTGACCCGCATGGTGGGCGAGAAGCCGCGCTTCAACCATCCGGCTCTCGAGCATTTCGAGATCGGCGAAGCGCTCGGCATGATGGATTTCGACCGGGCCGCCAAACTCTCCGGCTCGCGGTTCACGGTGCTCACCGGTCCGCTTGCCCGGCTGGAGCGGGCGCTCGGCCAGTTCATGATCGATCTGCACACGAGCGAGCATGGCTATACCGAAGTGTCCTCGCCGCTGATGGTGCGCGACGAGGCCATGTACGGCACGGGGCAGCTACCGAAATTCGCCGAGGACCTGTTCCGCACGACGGATGGCCGCTGGCTCATCCCGACCGCCGAGGTCACGCTGACCAATCTCGTCGCCCAGGAGATCCTGGAGCATGAGAAGCTTCCGCTGCGCTTCACCGCCTTGACGCCGTCCTTCCGCTCGGAAGCCGGGTCTGCCGGCCGCGATACACGCGGCATGTTGCGCCAGCACCAGTTCTGGAAATGCGAGCTCGTATCGATCACCGATGCGGATAGCGCAATCGCCGAGCACGAGCGGATGACCGCCTGTGCGGAGGAAGTGCTGAAGCGTCTCGGCCTGCATTTCCGCACCATGACGCTGTGCACCGGCGATATGGGCTTCGGCGCCCGCAAGACTTATGATCTCGAGGTCTGGCTGCCGGGGCAGAACACGTTCCGCGAAATCTCGTCCTGCTCGGTCTGCGGCGATTTCCAGGGCCGGCGCATGAATGCGCGCTACCGGGTGAAGGACGAGAAGGCGCCGCGCTTCGTGCATACGCTGAACGGTTCTGGAACCGCCGTCGGCCGCTGCCTCATCGCCGTTTTGGAAAATAACCTGAACGAAGATGGCTCGGTCACAATTCCGGACGTGCTGGTGCCCTATATGGGTGGCCTGACCAAGCTCGAACGGAACGCGTGA
- a CDS encoding protein-L-isoaspartate(D-aspartate) O-methyltransferase — translation MIEKEGFAALVLRLRAAGVTDLDLLTATEQTPRSQFVPAQFSENAYSSRTIPIDCGAFMEGADLAVKLLSRLQVRPGHRVLEIGTGSGFMTAVMARIAERVLSVDRFRSLTTAAQARMEALGLRNVVIRQADGSNGMAGEGTFDRILVTAAFTTMPRFYADQLVHGGSMVAPLILEDESCIMVRLTKTGSRFEREDLFPVPYLPLVPHMAAYL, via the coding sequence ATGATCGAGAAGGAGGGTTTTGCCGCGCTGGTCCTTCGGCTGCGTGCCGCCGGTGTGACCGATCTCGATCTCCTGACGGCGACAGAGCAGACGCCGCGCTCGCAATTCGTGCCGGCGCAGTTTTCCGAAAATGCCTATTCCAGCCGCACCATTCCGATCGATTGCGGGGCCTTCATGGAAGGTGCCGATCTTGCGGTGAAACTGCTGTCGCGACTGCAGGTGCGGCCCGGCCACCGCGTGCTCGAGATCGGGACCGGCAGCGGTTTCATGACGGCCGTCATGGCGCGCATTGCCGAACGCGTCCTGTCGGTGGACCGGTTCCGCAGCCTCACCACGGCGGCGCAGGCGCGCATGGAGGCGCTCGGGCTGCGCAATGTCGTCATCCGCCAGGCGGACGGCAGCAATGGCATGGCGGGCGAGGGCACGTTCGACCGTATTCTCGTCACGGCAGCCTTCACCACCATGCCGCGCTTTTATGCAGACCAGCTGGTCCACGGTGGATCCATGGTGGCACCGCTCATCCTGGAAGACGAGAGCTGCATCATGGTGCGCCTCACCAAAACCGGCAGCCGTTTTGAGCGGGAGGACCTTTTTCCGGTGCCTTACCTGCCGCTGGTTCCGCACATGGCGGCATATCTGTGA
- a CDS encoding peptidoglycan DD-metalloendopeptidase family protein, protein MRVNSSSNMKKSAVRIAVAALLASTVAGCSSDATRFSGLFPSHDNLTTASIPQRQGLGAYGRAPVPTEDVGTAAAPDYASRNAAMSQPYPAASSGGYAAPAAVSPARSAAAPVSVQRAALSAPAPASGLDPQSRSEAMAQPMPAALPPQTAAVQRPSRVDADKVVTGSAGASGWSTSNAPKVTLRPGETAATLSRRYGVPEAEILRANGGKLTPGQIAVIPTYASGNKARSAAGSVDLSRSGDAPQPLRPQEDKVAMLPKPALRDREQADAAKAVPSAGGTPKPDGAGTYTVKAGDTLTRIARATNTPIDQLKAANNLEGGALRIGQTLRVGSAAGEPLKTASIPKTQPAAPAAPAAPAKMETVAAKPNQPTATEKPAAQTASLSEVEKKSDVNVAAPTATGIDKYRWPATGAVIASYGQNVNGSRNDGIDISVPEGTPIKAAENGVVIYAGNGLKQLGNTVLVRHDDGKVTVYGHASNISVTRGQKVQRGQTIATSGMSGDAKRPQVHFEVRKDATPVNPMTFLE, encoded by the coding sequence ATGCGTGTGAATAGTTCCTCGAATATGAAGAAGTCAGCCGTGCGCATTGCCGTGGCGGCTCTGCTGGCAAGCACCGTCGCCGGCTGCAGTTCGGATGCCACGCGCTTTTCCGGGCTTTTCCCCAGCCACGATAATCTGACAACGGCATCGATCCCGCAACGGCAGGGCCTTGGCGCCTATGGCCGGGCGCCGGTGCCGACGGAAGATGTCGGAACGGCGGCAGCCCCGGATTATGCCTCGCGCAATGCGGCAATGAGCCAGCCTTATCCGGCTGCGTCGTCCGGTGGCTACGCTGCCCCGGCCGCCGTCTCCCCGGCCCGGTCGGCAGCAGCGCCGGTTTCGGTCCAGCGGGCGGCTCTGTCAGCTCCCGCCCCGGCATCCGGACTTGATCCGCAAAGCCGCAGCGAAGCGATGGCTCAGCCCATGCCGGCAGCTCTGCCGCCGCAAACGGCGGCCGTCCAGCGTCCGTCCCGGGTCGATGCCGACAAGGTCGTCACGGGCTCGGCCGGTGCCTCCGGCTGGAGCACGTCCAATGCGCCGAAGGTGACCTTGCGTCCAGGCGAAACGGCAGCGACGCTGTCCCGGCGCTACGGCGTGCCGGAAGCGGAAATCCTGCGGGCCAATGGCGGCAAGCTCACGCCCGGCCAGATTGCCGTCATTCCGACCTACGCCTCCGGCAACAAGGCGCGCTCCGCCGCCGGCAGCGTCGATCTTTCGCGCTCCGGAGATGCTCCGCAGCCGCTGCGGCCCCAGGAAGACAAGGTGGCAATGCTGCCGAAGCCGGCTTTGCGCGACCGCGAACAGGCTGATGCGGCAAAAGCCGTGCCGTCGGCCGGCGGTACGCCCAAGCCGGATGGTGCGGGCACCTATACGGTCAAGGCCGGCGATACGCTGACCCGAATCGCCCGTGCAACCAACACGCCGATCGATCAGCTGAAGGCAGCCAATAACCTCGAGGGCGGCGCGCTGCGCATCGGCCAGACGCTGCGGGTGGGAAGCGCCGCAGGCGAGCCGCTGAAAACGGCATCGATCCCGAAGACCCAGCCGGCTGCACCCGCTGCGCCCGCCGCTCCGGCCAAGATGGAGACCGTTGCGGCCAAGCCGAACCAGCCGACCGCGACCGAAAAGCCTGCCGCACAGACGGCAAGCCTCAGCGAGGTCGAGAAGAAATCCGACGTGAATGTGGCAGCCCCCACGGCCACCGGCATCGACAAATATCGCTGGCCGGCAACCGGCGCGGTCATCGCCTCCTACGGCCAGAACGTCAATGGCAGCCGCAATGACGGCATTGATATCTCTGTGCCCGAGGGGACGCCGATCAAGGCTGCCGAAAACGGTGTCGTGATCTATGCCGGCAACGGCCTGAAGCAGCTCGGCAATACGGTGCTCGTCCGCCATGATGACGGAAAGGTCACCGTCTATGGCCACGCCTCGAACATCTCCGTGACGCGCGGCCAGAAAGTGCAGCGCGGCCAGACGATCGCCACGTCCGGCATGAGCGGCGATGCCAAGCGTCCGCAGGTGCACTTCGAGGTGCGCAAGGACGCAACCCCGGTCAATCCGATGACGTTCCTCGAATAG
- the surE gene encoding 5'/3'-nucleotidase SurE — protein MRILLTNDDGIHAEGLAVLERIARSLSDDVWVVAPETDQSGLAHSLTLSEPLRLRQLGERQFAVRGTPTDCVIMGMRHVLPAPPDLILSGVNAGSNIADDVTYSGTIAAAIEGTIQGVRSIALSQAVLHAEGRRTIPWDVAEAHAPALVSKLISAELPSGTFLNLNFPACPPDSVEAVDVTVQARTDFALVLDEREDGRGNPYFWLRFGKRSGQFVEGTDIHSVSHHRISVTPLKLDLTDHAARDAVARALGDRA, from the coding sequence ATGCGCATCCTGCTTACCAATGATGACGGTATTCATGCGGAGGGTCTCGCGGTTCTTGAAAGGATCGCGCGGAGCCTGAGCGACGATGTCTGGGTGGTGGCGCCGGAAACCGATCAGAGCGGCCTTGCCCATTCCCTGACGCTGTCGGAGCCGCTGCGCCTGCGCCAGCTGGGCGAGAGGCAGTTCGCGGTGCGCGGCACGCCGACCGATTGCGTCATCATGGGCATGCGCCACGTGCTTCCCGCGCCGCCGGACCTGATCCTTTCCGGCGTGAATGCCGGTTCCAACATCGCCGACGATGTGACCTATTCCGGCACAATCGCGGCGGCCATCGAGGGGACGATCCAGGGAGTGCGCTCGATTGCGCTCAGCCAGGCGGTGCTGCATGCCGAGGGTCGGCGCACGATCCCTTGGGATGTTGCCGAGGCGCATGCGCCGGCGCTCGTCTCGAAGCTGATCTCGGCGGAGCTGCCGTCCGGCACTTTCCTCAACCTGAACTTCCCGGCCTGTCCGCCGGATTCCGTCGAGGCCGTGGATGTGACCGTCCAGGCCCGGACGGATTTCGCCCTTGTCCTCGATGAGCGGGAGGATGGCCGGGGAAATCCCTATTTCTGGCTGCGTTTCGGCAAGCGGAGCGGCCAGTTCGTCGAGGGGACCGATATCCACTCCGTCAGCCATCACCGGATCTCGGTGACGCCACTGAAGCTCGATCTGACGGATCATGCAGCCCGCGATGCCGTTGCCAGGGCGCTGGGAGACCGTGCTTGA
- a CDS encoding ATP-binding protein, producing the protein MSIDTTALLLAEVKRLADAVERLAGPAPAINDWNAADCFVWVPAQRHLQPVPQPNRVDLALIRGVDHVRDILHDNTLRFAEGYAANNVLLWGARGMGKSSLVKAVHADVRATTAVALKLVEVHREEISTLPALLDILKTSGCRVIVFCDDLSFDHDDTDYKSLKAALDGGVEGRPDNVLFYATSNRRHLLPRNMMENEQSTAINPSEAIEEKVSLSDRFGLWLGFYKCNQDDYLAMIDAYAAHFSLGLAPEDLHREALEWATTRGGRSGRVAWQYIQDLAGRLRIPLARD; encoded by the coding sequence ATGTCCATCGATACAACCGCACTCCTGCTGGCAGAAGTGAAGCGCCTGGCGGATGCTGTCGAGCGGCTTGCGGGGCCGGCGCCGGCCATCAACGACTGGAATGCCGCCGATTGTTTCGTCTGGGTCCCGGCGCAGCGTCACCTGCAGCCCGTGCCGCAACCGAACCGGGTCGATCTGGCGCTGATCCGCGGCGTCGATCACGTTCGCGACATCCTGCACGACAATACGCTGCGCTTTGCCGAAGGCTATGCTGCCAACAATGTGCTGCTCTGGGGTGCCCGTGGCATGGGGAAATCATCGCTGGTCAAGGCCGTGCATGCCGATGTGCGCGCCACCACCGCGGTCGCTCTGAAACTGGTCGAAGTGCATCGCGAGGAAATTTCGACGCTTCCGGCGCTTCTGGATATTCTGAAGACATCCGGCTGCCGCGTCATCGTCTTCTGCGACGACCTGTCCTTCGATCATGACGACACCGACTACAAGTCCCTGAAGGCGGCGCTGGATGGCGGCGTGGAGGGCCGTCCCGACAATGTTCTCTTCTATGCCACGTCCAACCGGCGTCATCTCCTGCCGCGCAATATGATGGAGAACGAACAGTCAACGGCCATCAATCCTTCCGAGGCGATCGAGGAGAAAGTCTCGCTGTCGGACCGGTTCGGGCTCTGGCTCGGCTTCTATAAGTGCAATCAGGATGATTATCTGGCCATGATCGATGCCTATGCCGCGCATTTCTCGCTCGGCCTTGCGCCAGAGGATCTTCATCGCGAAGCGCTGGAATGGGCAACGACCCGCGGCGGACGCTCGGGCCGCGTCGCCTGGCAGTATATCCAGGACCTGGCGGGCCGGCTGCGCATACCCCTTGCCCGCGATTGA
- a CDS encoding twin-arginine translocase TatA/TatE family subunit — translation MGSFSIWHWLIVLVIVLVFFGRGKIPELMGDVAKGIKSFKKGMSDDDAPQDPATTKTVDHKAEETK, via the coding sequence ATGGGTTCTTTCAGTATTTGGCACTGGCTGATCGTTCTGGTCATCGTGCTTGTCTTCTTCGGGCGCGGCAAGATTCCGGAATTGATGGGCGACGTTGCAAAGGGCATCAAGAGCTTCAAGAAGGGCATGTCCGACGATGACGCGCCCCAGGATCCGGCGACCACCAAGACGGTCGATCATAAAGCGGAAGAAACCAAGTAA